A single Tenacibaculum sp. Bg11-29 DNA region contains:
- a CDS encoding GNAT family N-acetyltransferase — translation MMHLINETIFEKFPELESERLLFKEYRKEDAASLLYIRSHPKVSKYMDSEILKTVEDSEKRIHNMQQIFKEQNGITWAIRDKETNTLIGDFGVWKLDRQNSRGEIGYVLNPDYWGKGYMKESMISLINFAFNILNLHSLEANINPKNENSKKALLKFNFKQEAYFRENYYFDGKFLDSEIYSLLESDMQLNS, via the coding sequence ATGATGCATTTAATAAATGAAACTATTTTTGAAAAATTCCCTGAACTAGAAAGCGAACGCCTACTCTTTAAAGAATATAGAAAGGAAGATGCTGCAAGTTTATTGTACATTAGATCGCATCCGAAGGTTTCAAAATATATGGATTCAGAAATCCTTAAAACAGTTGAAGATTCAGAAAAAAGAATTCATAATATGCAACAAATATTTAAAGAACAAAATGGAATTACTTGGGCTATTAGAGATAAAGAAACGAATACTTTAATTGGTGATTTTGGTGTTTGGAAATTAGACAGACAAAATTCTAGAGGAGAAATTGGTTATGTTCTAAATCCTGATTATTGGGGTAAAGGCTACATGAAAGAAAGCATGATTTCCCTAATTAACTTTGCTTTCAATATACTAAATTTGCATAGTTTAGAGGCCAATATAAATCCTAAAAACGAAAATTCTAAGAAGGCTCTTTTAAAATTTAATTTTAAGCAAGAAGCCTATTTTAGAGAAAATTATTATTTCGATGGTAAATTTTTAGATAGCGAAATATATTCTCTTCTAGAATCTGATATGCAACTTAATTCATAA
- a CDS encoding XdhC family protein, translating into MKFWQHILSKLKGNQKVYVLTVIENFGSSPGRKGFKMLVAEDGFIFGSIGGGVMEFSLVEEVQKLLLEKNQPTFIKKKIHKGNIKNGSGMICSGEQTIAFHCLNSEYISDIQNIINCLLNGEKGTLSLTSNSFYFSHKLIENQFDFQINSNKDWSFIEHIGFRETLYIIGGGHVGVAVSEIFVKLGFYVFVFDNRENLNTLENNSFAHQKLVTDYHTISNYIPQGNSSYVAIMTNKYTDDKLVLGELIKNNYKFIGVLGSIAKLKTMWEVLLKEGFTQDDLDTIHAPIGISIKSETPEEIAVSIAAQVIQIKNRNK; encoded by the coding sequence ATGAAATTCTGGCAACACATATTAAGTAAACTTAAAGGCAATCAAAAAGTATATGTCTTAACAGTAATTGAAAATTTTGGAAGTTCTCCTGGACGGAAAGGTTTTAAAATGCTTGTAGCTGAAGATGGTTTTATATTTGGTTCTATTGGTGGTGGAGTTATGGAATTCTCTTTAGTTGAAGAAGTACAAAAATTACTGCTAGAAAAAAATCAACCTACATTTATAAAAAAAAAAATTCATAAAGGAAATATAAAAAATGGTTCTGGTATGATTTGTTCTGGCGAACAAACGATTGCTTTTCATTGTTTAAATTCAGAATATATTTCTGATATTCAAAATATCATTAATTGTTTACTTAATGGAGAAAAAGGCACATTAAGTTTAACATCCAATTCATTTTATTTTTCACATAAATTAATAGAAAATCAATTTGATTTTCAAATAAACTCGAATAAAGATTGGTCGTTTATTGAACATATTGGTTTTAGGGAAACTTTATATATTATTGGTGGAGGTCATGTTGGTGTTGCTGTTTCAGAAATCTTTGTAAAACTTGGATTTTATGTTTTTGTTTTTGATAATCGAGAAAACTTAAACACCTTAGAAAATAATAGTTTTGCACATCAAAAATTAGTAACTGACTATCATACTATTAGTAATTATATTCCGCAAGGAAACTCTAGTTACGTTGCTATTATGACTAATAAATACACTGATGACAAATTAGTTTTGGGTGAGCTAATTAAAAATAATTATAAATTTATCGGAGTTTTAGGTAGCATAGCGAAACTAAAAACTATGTGGGAAGTTTTACTAAAAGAAGGTTTTACTCAAGATGACTTAGATACTATTCACGCACCTATTGGTATATCTATAAAAAGTGAAACACCTGAAGAAATTGCAGTAAGTATCGCAGCTCAAGTTATTCAAATTAAGAATAGAAACAAATAA
- a CDS encoding OmpA family protein — MKKAIILVLILWLGSSSFAQSVTTYNQIDKSSTPKADKFFKRMWYKEAAKIYERELNSLSKKKNRDIDYLRVLKKAGDSYFFNTDMKNANRIYKQLISNYYPEIEAEYVFKYAHSLEGIGEYKEAKYWMKKFSRITKKTDNRSEKYNQENKTIEDILDIEPQFILTNLSINTKYSDFGPMYYKDKLIYSSAVDSSNYHTRIYHWNEQPFLNMYVGTINKTASNVKKDGDFSENLNTIYHEATLAFSADEKRVYFTRNNYNGKLERDNKGTNHLKLYSADLIKTGEGSIAEWKNVKELPFNSENYSVGHPSVSSDGKLLYFVSDMPGSIGATDIFVVDILENQINNNKDSIYTSYSKPRNLGDNINTAGREMFPYITDNALYFASDGYLGLGGLDVYQSTAKESSFRKPVNLGAPLNSKLDDFAFIIKEDKNTGFVSSNRKLGKGDDDIYSFVRVPTKLIEIQACNQLVKGSVSNTITGETISNAKVALYNKNEELLETTITNINGAYTFTKVFDCKTKYKIVASKTGYQQKNKPLLTGTKTGETIVPLGLETLNELIVEEKGLLKIKIGIIYFALNEARVRINAAIELNKIVILMMQYPKMVIRIESHTDSRNTDSYNLSLSDKRAKSTKEYLIKSGIQPNRIDSAKGYGESQLLNKCSDGVKCSSLEHQLNRRSEFIIIKM; from the coding sequence ATGAAAAAAGCAATTATATTAGTATTAATCTTATGGCTAGGGAGTTCATCTTTTGCGCAAAGCGTTACTACATACAATCAAATAGATAAAAGTTCAACACCTAAAGCAGATAAATTTTTTAAAAGAATGTGGTATAAAGAAGCTGCAAAAATTTATGAAAGAGAATTAAATAGTTTAAGTAAAAAGAAAAACAGAGATATTGATTATTTAAGAGTATTAAAAAAAGCAGGAGATTCTTACTTTTTTAATACAGATATGAAAAATGCGAATCGTATTTACAAGCAATTAATATCAAACTATTATCCAGAAATAGAGGCAGAATATGTATTTAAATATGCGCATAGTTTAGAAGGTATTGGAGAGTACAAAGAAGCAAAGTACTGGATGAAAAAGTTTTCTAGAATAACAAAAAAAACAGATAACAGATCAGAAAAGTACAATCAAGAAAATAAAACAATCGAAGATATACTTGATATAGAACCTCAGTTTATTTTAACTAATTTATCAATAAATACAAAGTATTCAGATTTTGGGCCTATGTATTATAAAGATAAATTAATTTATTCATCAGCGGTAGATTCATCAAATTATCATACAAGAATTTATCATTGGAATGAACAACCTTTTTTGAATATGTATGTAGGTACAATCAATAAAACAGCATCAAACGTTAAAAAGGATGGAGATTTTTCTGAAAATTTAAATACGATATATCATGAAGCAACATTAGCTTTCTCGGCTGATGAAAAAAGGGTTTATTTTACAAGAAATAATTATAATGGTAAATTAGAAAGAGATAATAAAGGAACAAATCATTTAAAGTTATATAGTGCCGATTTAATTAAAACAGGAGAAGGCAGCATAGCTGAGTGGAAAAATGTAAAAGAGTTACCGTTTAATAGTGAAAACTATTCTGTGGGGCATCCCTCAGTGAGTAGTGATGGTAAATTATTATATTTTGTTTCTGATATGCCAGGATCTATCGGAGCAACAGATATTTTTGTTGTTGATATTTTAGAAAATCAAATTAACAATAACAAAGATTCAATATATACGAGCTATTCTAAACCAAGAAATCTTGGAGATAACATAAATACAGCCGGTAGAGAAATGTTTCCTTACATAACAGATAATGCATTGTATTTTGCTTCAGATGGTTATTTAGGTTTAGGAGGATTAGACGTTTATCAAAGTACAGCTAAAGAAAGTAGTTTTAGGAAACCCGTAAATTTGGGAGCACCATTAAATAGTAAATTAGATGATTTTGCATTTATTATTAAAGAAGATAAAAACACTGGATTTGTATCATCTAATAGAAAACTAGGAAAAGGTGATGATGATATTTACTCTTTTGTTAGAGTACCTACAAAATTAATAGAAATACAAGCATGTAATCAATTGGTAAAAGGTTCGGTATCAAATACAATTACAGGAGAAACTATTTCTAATGCTAAAGTAGCACTATATAATAAAAATGAAGAATTGCTAGAAACAACAATAACAAATATAAACGGAGCTTATACGTTTACAAAAGTATTTGATTGTAAAACAAAATATAAAATTGTAGCATCAAAAACTGGGTATCAGCAAAAAAATAAACCATTATTAACAGGAACAAAAACAGGTGAAACAATTGTTCCACTAGGTTTAGAAACACTAAACGAACTTATAGTTGAAGAGAAAGGATTATTAAAAATTAAAATAGGAATTATTTATTTTGCTTTAAATGAAGCACGTGTTAGAATTAATGCAGCTATTGAACTTAATAAAATAGTAATATTAATGATGCAGTATCCTAAAATGGTAATAAGAATAGAATCACATACAGATTCACGTAACACAGATTCTTATAATTTAAGTTTATCAGATAAAAGAGCAAAATCAACTAAAGAGTACTTAATTAAAAGTGGTATTCAACCAAATAGAATTGATAGTGCCAAAGGGTATGGTGAAAGCCAATTACTTAATAAATGTTCTGATGGAGTGAAATGTAGTTCTTTAGAGCATCAATTAAATAGAAGATCAGAATTTATAATTATAAAAATGTAA
- a CDS encoding type IX secretion system membrane protein PorP/SprF: MKMYLKFKILLVLFLILQTITCLAQQDPQYTNYMFNPLSVNSAYAGSRGHLSVTALHRSQWVGVDGAPQTQSLSIESPIGKNLGLGLSLVNDRLGPAKEIYIDANFSYTIRLNNESQLSFGMKAGGRLLNVDLFDGFQNQSDIASINNKFLPTVGAGIYWRNEKTYFGLSVPNFLTNKYFNRDDFSTNNYKVSAERLHYYLIAGKVFNISSSVKFKPAFLGKFVAGAPAIVDLSANFMLYDTVRLGVGYRWDDSFSGLIGMQISPRLLLGYAYDLTTTRLGDFNSGTHEIMLRYELITKEKQLKSPRFF; this comes from the coding sequence ATGAAAATGTATTTAAAATTTAAAATATTATTAGTCTTGTTTTTAATTTTACAAACTATAACTTGTTTAGCTCAACAAGACCCTCAGTATACAAATTATATGTTTAACCCTTTATCTGTAAACTCAGCCTATGCAGGATCTAGAGGTCATTTATCGGTAACAGCATTGCACAGAAGCCAATGGGTTGGTGTAGATGGAGCACCACAAACACAATCATTAAGTATAGAATCTCCAATAGGTAAAAACCTTGGTTTAGGATTATCGTTGGTAAATGATCGTTTAGGGCCTGCAAAAGAAATATACATTGATGCTAATTTTTCATATACCATACGCTTAAATAATGAAAGTCAGTTATCTTTTGGAATGAAAGCAGGAGGAAGGTTACTTAATGTTGATTTATTTGATGGTTTTCAAAATCAATCAGACATCGCATCAATTAATAATAAATTTCTACCAACAGTTGGAGCAGGTATTTATTGGCGAAATGAAAAAACATATTTTGGTTTATCAGTACCAAACTTTTTAACAAATAAATATTTTAATAGAGATGATTTTAGCACTAATAATTATAAGGTAAGTGCAGAGCGTTTACATTATTATTTAATTGCAGGTAAAGTTTTTAATATTAGTTCGAGTGTGAAATTTAAACCCGCGTTTTTAGGGAAATTTGTTGCAGGAGCTCCTGCAATAGTAGATTTGTCTGCTAATTTTATGCTCTATGATACAGTAAGGTTAGGAGTTGGATATCGTTGGGATGATTCTTTTAGTGGATTAATAGGAATGCAAATTAGCCCAAGGTTATTATTAGGATATGCGTATGATTTAACAACGACAAGATTAGGCGATTTTAATTCAGGAACACACGAAATAATGCTGCGTTATGAGTTAATAACAAAAGAAAAACAATTAAAATCACCTCGTTTCTTTTAA